GAGAACCATCCGGTGATTACGTTGTCCGGGTCGCCTGAGCGTATCTTCCCTTCCACATTCTCAGCCAGCTCCCTCACCGTGAGCTCCAGCAGCGCCCCTCACCCCACAGAAATCCGGAGTGCCACTGCGGCGAACGCAGCTCCGACAGTCCAATGAAGCGCCACAACCACGGGTTCGGGTAGGTCGTACTTGTACTGGATATGGTGGTGGAGAGGTTCCACAGTCAACCGGATCACTCCGGCTCGGTGGAGCAGGCTGATGAGCGTGGATAAAATAGGGACTCCTAGGGCGATCATAGCGGGTATCTCGATCTTGTAGTACAGCGCCCCTGCCGCGTAAGCTGCCCCTAAGAAGCAACTCCCTGTGTCTCCCATGAATATCTTAGCAGGATATCTGTTATGGAACAGGAAACCCAAGGACGCTCCGGCAAGTGATGCGAAGAAGGCAGCACCAGGAAGCTGACCCTGTCCCAGGCATACTCCAGAGCAGGCCAGCGAGGCCAGGAGCAGTAACCCGGCGGCCAGACCGTCCATTCCGTCGATGAGGTTCACGGCGTTTGTGGCGCCGACGATCCCGAACACCGCGACCGGGTAGAAAAGGTACGAGAGATCCCAAACGCCGACCTTGGGTATCCAGAGCCATGTGGCTGGTACGATAGGGAGAACAAAGAGGGCGGCACCTATCTGTAGTGCGAGTTTCTCACGTTCTCTCAATTCTTTCTTGATAGGCACCTCACCGACGATCTCGATGGCATTCGGGTCCTCTTCGAGTATCCTCTTGAGATCACGCTTCGCTTTCTCCGTGGCTACACGCGCTTCCTCACCCGGTTGCAGTATTAGTCTTCCCAGCTCGATCGGCCGATTCGAGACGTTCCGCACGACCTTTTGGAACTCCTCCACCCGCAATCCGAGCAGGTCGTCCACTATTCCCAGCACCATCATGGGGAGCGCTGAAGCTATAGGAGGGAGCGCCTGGATGGAAGCTAGGAGGGGACCGGACGCCGTCCCCAGTAAGATACCTAAACCTCCCATGATGGGCGTGCCGGACTTATGCGCGTGTTCCGTTACGATCGGGCGGTCTACTACGCTAGCTTCTCGCATGTACCTTCGGAGTAATCCAACCGTTACTGCCGAGGTTACTACGGAAAGTGTGAATGTCTCGATGATCATCGTCCGATCCCCACGGTCACAAGTACTCCTCGATCTCCCTAAGCCTCCGCCGATACTCGCGCTCGGCCCGCTTCACGTCCGCTCTTGCAGCCTTGAGCGCTAAGCGGAGCCTCGTGAAGGCTCCTTTAAAAGAGTCCCCCCTCACGGTGACACGACCACCTACGTCGAATCGTCCGTAGTACTCGTAGAACACGTGGTACACTCCGCCGTCGAACATCTCACGCAGTGTATCTTTGTCCGTAGGGCGCCAAACGGGGCACTCGATGGCACACCATAGTTTCTTTACCTTCGGCGGTCTCCATCGGTCGGTCGCCATATCGACTAGCTCACGGAGCGGCCATATTCCCGTGCATCCGGACGTCATATATCTGGTGCCGCTGGGTCTCGGGTTGAACTCGAGGAACCAGAACTCGTTTTCCCGGACTATCACGTCGAAGTCCACGCTGCCTTCTAATCCCAGGCGTTTCACTACCCTTACCGCGCACCTCTTTATCCTGCGCTCTACGGACGAGTCGATCGGGGCCGGGCTCATCCGCATGCGATCGATTGGATGACGACGGTCCGTCGTGGATCCTTTGAACACCGGGACCAGCGGTACTACCTCACCGTCCCAAGATAGAACTTCGATCGAAACTTCTGCACCCTCGATGAACTCCTCCACCAGCTTACATCCCGCTACTCTCGGCTTTTGCGTCTCGTGGACCGTAACTCCGAGGCCTGCTTGCGACCGTGGATCTTTCACGACTACCGGCGGACCGATCGATGGCCTCTCGTTCTCGACTACTTCCCATTCAGGCGTCGGTACGTTCAGCTCTTCGAAGACGCGTTTCGCCTTCACTTTATCGATCCCGATCTCAACGCCCTCGCGGTCAGACGCTGTAACACGGATACCTTCGTCTTCCAATTCTTCTTTCATCCCCCCCACTTCCGGCAGCGGATCGTCCACACCGATGAGTGGCACTACACCGTCTACGCGCCGCTCGCGGGCGATTCTCGTCGGGTGTTCCATACCGCGCGGCACGAAGTGCACTTCATCCGCCAGCTCCCAGTTCTTGCTCCTCGGGTTCGACTCGGTGAGTATGCGGTACACTCCCGTAGAGCCGGCGTACTCCGCCACGTCTCGAAAGAGTCTCACGCCGACGAAGAGTACCTTCACTTTTCGCCCCCCAGCACTCGCTCGACTTCTTCCGAGATCTCCTCTCGATACTTCAGTGGAGCCTCTCCGAACAACACCACAACTTCGCAGTCCGAGCGGAGCGCCTCCTTGAGACCGTCCAACACCTGCTCTCGAGAGGCGCCGAGTGTGCCCTTCTTCTCGAACGGCTTGGTGGCGCTCTCCGCTACGATCACATTGTCGGTGTCTATGCGGTCCGTGACTTCGTACGCCGCGTACGACGCCACAATTACTAGATCGGCGAGGTCCGCGGCTCTTCTGAGGATCTCTTCGTCTCCTTCCGGTCCCAGCTCCGAAGCTACGGCGATTACCGCGCAGACGTGCTGCTCCCGGTAAGCCTCCTTCACGCATCTCAACGTCGCGTCCACGCCGGCGGGATTATGTCCGTAGTCCAATATCACGACTCGCTCATCATTGTCCCAAAGTACTTCCAACCTACCCTCGACTCCTTCGAAGGACTGTAGTGCCTCTATCACATCCTCCACATCAAGTCCCAAGAACTCGGAGCAGACGGCTATCGCCGCGAGGGCGTTGTAAGCGTTGTGGAGCCCCATTACGGGTAGTCGAACCTCGTACTCCCCGTCGGGACAGATCAGTCGGAACCCGGACAGGTCAACGTCCGTAGCTAGGTAGTCCGGTTCGGGAGATCGCAGGCCACACTTTCGGCATTTGAACGGACCAACCCAGGGGAGGATCTCATGGACTTCAACGTGTCCGCCGCACCAGCACTCTTTTTCCGAGGTACCGAACGGTTCCGCGTCCAACCCGTAGTATACAATATCACCGTTGAAATCCGCCACCTCGGGAGCACCAACTACCAGTGGGTCTTGAGCGTTCAGCACGGCTAGCTCGACGGTGTCCGGTTCCAACAGTTCTACTTCACATCTGGCGTACGTCAGGAAATCGCCCGCTTCGTTCAGATGGTCTGGAGTGATGTTGGTAACGCAGACGCACTCCACTTGGGATAACTCCGCGGCTTCCAGGATCTCCCCTCTCCTCCCGAAAGTCGCTATCTCTAAGACGCTGACGTCTCCTGGGAGACGCGCCTGAAGTGGGGGGAGTAATCCGACGTTCCCTTGCATACCAGGCAGACCGTGGTGCGGGACCTCGAGCCCGAGCTGCTCGCACACGTGCCTGATCATCTCCACAGTAGTGGTCTTCCCGTTGGTACCACCGACTCCTACCACCGGTCGTGTGGGCGGTAATATGCTGAGAAGCTCCTTCACTTCCACGATCTCGCAGCCGTGATCCTCGGCAAGTCGATACGGCTTAGCGTCGCGTGATAGGCTCGGAGGAGGTACCACGACTTCGGCCCGCTCGAAGACTTCTGGCGGATGATCACCCAACACGAGCTCCACATTGCTGTATTCTAGAAGCATCTCGGCGAATTCGCACTCATCCCGAAGATCCGACGCGATCACATCGTATCCGCGCTCCGCGAGGACTCGGGCCGCTAGATTGCATACGGGCCCACAGACCCCGATCACGAGAACGGTCGACCAGGGAAGCTCGGCCAACCGCGCACCCCACCGAGGGGCTGGGGACGCGGTGAGTTGAACCTGTCGGGGATCACGGTCGCGCTCCCGGTATCGTTCGACCGTACTCGGCTAGTATCGACCTCATGAGCTTTTTAACGTCGTGAAGAAGTCGCTCGGCTTCCTTCCCGTCGCCGGTCGCTAACCGTACGAACGCTTCGATATCGATGTTTTCCAATCTGTCGTCGATTTTCCCGTACTCCGACATTACGAAGTACAGTTGCGCGAACCTCTCCCTCCGCTCGACCCTGTTAAGGGTTCCGTGTACCAGCGACTTCAGGGCTTGACGTGCGTACATGAGTAGCCGGTATGTGAGGTCTCGGACGATTTCGTCTTCATCTCTAGGTCCGTCCGGGATACCGTTTGGGAACGCTGCTTTCTCTTCCAACCCCAGGATCTCCAGCACACGTTCCGGGTCCTTCTCTGGAGTTTCCGTCTCCCGGAGGTACGCTAGGGCTTCCTTAGGTGTCGCCACACCTTCCAGCATGATAGTACATGCGCGACCAGTCAGGGGATTGTACCCGACCTCCTCTATGAACCTGTGCACGCCGTACGGACGGATCGGACACGTGTACTCGGGGTTGAACCAGCTCAAACCGCTCACGATATCGCGGATGTCCTCCCATGTCCACCGACGGAGTGCCGGGTACCGGACCACGGTGATCCCCGGAGGGTAGGGATGGGTCGTACGCCTCCCGAATTTCCCGCGGAGCTCGTGACCGGTGAGGACAGTTGCGTATCCTAGTTCACGGGCGCGAAGGCACGCGGCGGTCAGGACGCTTCTACCACACTTCGTACATATAGGGTGTCCTTCCTTCAGAGCTCGCGCGAACCATTCTCGAAGTCGTAGCTTGACCACCTCGTGATCCACTCCGACGTGTTCCGCAGCTCTTCGGGCGTTCTCTAAACACGTCTTATCGGTAAACTCGTGGACTACTGTTATGGCTGCCTTAACGTTCCACCTGTCGGCGGCGTCTATCAGCGTTGCCACACTGTCCTTGCCGCCGGAAAGTGCTATGCTGGAGGGGTGGCTAGTCATGTGCGTATACGGCCCTAACTCCACCGCTGGAGACTTCTTCGAGTCGGACGAAGTACAGCCGTTCGAACTGGACGGTGTTGCCGGCCTGTTCGCGCTCAACGTTAATTTCTGCGTATCCCCTCTCGACGCTACCGTCCGGGCGTACGACTTCGCACCGTACTGCCTGGTCGGGCGGTACCCAGTGGACGATTTGAGCACCTGCCTCTCTCGCGGTCCGGTAATCATCGCTGTGATACCTACCTCGCAGCCATCCGTCTCCGACTTCCTCAATCTCGACGTTGATTGCGTTCATCAGCCGAACTACGTCTCCTTCCCACAGATCTTCTGCGTCTTCACTATCCAACAGTGCTCGGGCCACGCCGTTCTCAGGATGTAGAATTAACACCCTTTCCCCTTCATCCCGATCTGGGTGTAGAGGCAGTTGGGCCAGGACCGACTCCTTCATCCCTTCGATCCGTAGTTCGACCGGGTCACGAACGAAGAAGTACCGGTGAGACTCAGGGTCGATCATCTTACGGTTCCGAGCGTAGAGATGTTCCCAGCTGAACGTCGCGTCCACGTCGGTTAAGCCGATCTCGAGGATGGTCTTACGTATTGCTTCCGGCCTGATACCTCGACGTCGGAGGGCGCGTAAGGTAGCCACTCGGACGTCATCCCACCCGGTGTACTTCCCTGAATCGATCCCACGACGGATCTCGGAGGTGCTTAGCACAGCACCTTCAACCTTCAGAATCCCGTAGTGAACGTATTCCGGAGTCTCCCACCCCAGGTGCTCGAATACGTACTTCTGACGTCGTGTGTTGGATTCGTGATCCTTCCCGCGAAGTACATGCGTGATGTTCATGATATGATCGTCCACAGCGACGGCGAAGTTCATCGTCGGCCACACGAGGTAACGAGAACCTGTCATCGGGTGCTCTTTTTCGACGATCCTGAACGCTACCCACTCCCTCACCGCAGGATCCGGGTGATCAACTTCAGTTTTAACCCGTACGACGGCTTCTCCTTCCGAGAAAGCACCGTCTAACATTTCTTCCCAGAGCTCAAGGTTTTCCCTCCTATCCCGAGAGCGGCACGGGCAAGCTTGTCCCGCGTCGCGGAGCCTCCGAAACTCGTCTGGATCACAGGTACAAACGTACGCCCCTCCCCGCTCTAGTAGATCCTCGCAGACCATGTAATACAGTTCTATTCTGTTAGATTGAATGTACCGTTCGTCGATGTTAACTCCGAGCCAATCCAGATCCTCCTCGATCATGTCGTAGGCTTCAGGATCCACGCGACGCGGGTCGGTGTCTTCAATCCGGAGGACTAACGTACCGTCGTACCTTCTAGCGTACTCGTCGTTAAGCACTGCGGCACGGGCGTGACCCATGTGGAGTGGACCTGAAGGATTCGGCGCGAACCGGAGGCGGACGTTCCCCGGTTCAGCTCCGGGAAGAGGTTTGAGTCCTTCCTTGCCCCGGACTTCGTCTTCGCGCGGTCCTCCGAGTTCTTCCAGCTCGCGTCTGATTTCTTCCTCGGACATTCGGTTGATTTCGCGGATCACTTCTTTGACGGTCTTCAGGACATCTTTCGCCCTAGGACGTAGCTCTTCGTGCTCTTTCATGATCTTCTTCATCACCGCGTTTGGATTCGCCTTTCCACCGTACCGGGCCGCGTTTTCCAGAGCGTACCTACGGACGAGATCTCGAAGTTCCCTCTCCTCCACGGTTCATTCTCCCCGAAGATAACCAGTGAGGGGGGTGTCCCCCGTCCTCCGGCCCCGGGATCATCGACAGGCGACGGCCTTCTCCCCCCGGGGGACCCAGACGGGAGTCATCTTTTGTGAAGTCTGGCCCCCGAGCACCGCCGACTCATTAGCTCCTTAATTACGTTCTCCCCGTGACGGAGAGTCGCGGTACCGGGCTCGATCCAGACCCGAAATTTCTATATAGGTCCTTGAGGGTGACTCGGTTCGGGACGGGCCGGCAGCTCAGTCTGGCTAGAGCGCGGGACTTTTAATCCCGTGGTCCCGGGTTCAAATCCCGGCCGGCCCACCAAACGATTCAATTGTTATAAAAACCATAACATTTGAACAGAGATCGGCAATGCTCCGTGGTGAATTTCATGCCATGGGGGTACAATCGTCACGATTTCCATAACAACTGGATTGGGGGGAGGAGTCACATTACATCCGCTCCAGCGTCGGGATTCCGAGCAGATTCATCAGATTCTCCGCCACGATCGTGAATGCCTCTACGAGCTTCAGTCGCGCCTTCCGGATCTCGTCTTCTTCGACGTGTAGCACGGGAACCTCCTCGTAGAACGTGTGAAACGCCTTCGCTAGATCGTACGCGTACTCGGCGAGGATGTCCGGACGCCGCTTGCGCACGCACTGGACTACGTGTCGTGGGAACTTTGACATCTTGAGGATCAACTCGAACGAGTGATCGTCGTCCAAGTACGCTGCATCGAAGCGGTTCACCTCCTCGTCTGCCTTTCGGAGGATCGACTTGGCCCTCGCGTAAGCGTACTGGATAAACGGTCCACCACGACGGAAGTCGAGGGCTTCATCCCAGTCGAACTCGATCGGTTTGTTGGGACTCACTCTGGCGATAGCGAAGCGTACGGCCCCTATGGCGATTTCCTCCGCGATCTTCTCTCGCTCCTCGTCGCTAAGTTCCTCCGCCACACCTGCTGCCTTCATCTTCTCGAGTGCGCGCTCCTTGGCCTCCTCCAGGAACTCGTCGAGCGTCACGTATCTACCCTTTCTAGTAGACATCGATCCTTCCGGCAGACGAATGAACTCGTAAAACACCACGTCGATACGGTCGGGGTTTTCCTCGAGCATGTCCAGTACGGCCCGTAGCTGTTCGACTGCTAACTTGTGATCCGCTCCTAACACGTCCACCACGAACGTGGCTCGTCCGAGCTTCCAGAGGTGGTAGGCGATGTCACGGGTGGTGTACAGTGTAGTGCCATCGCTGCGCGTGAGTACGAGCTCCTTGTCAATTCCGTAGTCTTCCAGGTCGACTACCACGGCTCCATCCTCGCGCTCCTCCGCGACTCCCATATCCAGCAGCTTCTCCACGATCTCCAGTGCATCACGTGCGAACTCGCTTTCGTACACGAATCGGTCATGTGCTACCCGGAGGCGCTCCAGCGTTTGGATGTGCCCTCTCAGACACTCCTCTACTACGGTCTGGAACGCGTCGGCGATGCGCTCCGCCCGAGATTCTTCTTCCACCAGGTAACGTTCATACGATCTCAGGAACCTCTCAACTACTTCCTCCAGTTCGGGATCTTCCTCGATCTCACGTGCGGCTTCGGTGTACAGTTTACCGAAGAACTCATCGGGTTTTTCGCTCTCAGGTACTTCGGGTCGCCCTTCCTTTATGTACTTCCACGCGAGCATCGCGATCTGCTTACCCATATCGTTCACGTAATACTGCACTTCCACTCCGTAGTTCGTGAAGACCATGCACCTCGCTAGGATGTCCCCGATGACGGCGTTTCTACCGTGTCCAATGTGCAAAGGACCGTTGGGGTTCGCGCTAGTGTGCTCCAAGATTACGGGGCGACCCATACCGAGGTCGAGTGATCCGTATTCTTCTCCGTAGTAGAATATTGACCTGAGCGTCAGCGCCGCGTACTGGGACCTGTCGAACTTCAAATTGATGAAGCCTGGGCCTTCCACCCATGCCTTCTCCACGAACACCACGTCGTCTAGGTCAGACTCCTCGACGATCGTTTCGGCCAGCTCTCTGGGATTCTCGTCAAGCTCTTTGGCTAGGGAGAGTGCCACCGGAGTGGCCAGATCGGCATCCTCGACGGGTGGGGCTTCGTCAATAGGGACTTCTATCAGCTCGTCTACTTCGTACACGGACGAGATCGCGTCCCGGATCGACGTTCTTATGGTGCGAATTGTAACCGAAAACGGGTCACGAGGTGTGGTTTCCTCGGCCAACGTGGGGCGAACCCCTTCACTTGGGTCGGAACCTGAGCAGGGCTCCGAGTCCCCTGAACGCGTTATAAAACTGAGCGCCCTCTTCGGTCTCGGTTGAGATGATCTCGACGTTGGATCCCATCTGTTCGGCCAGTTCCACGTAGTAATCTACTATATCTCTGATTTCTTCCACGTTGAGCTCTGCTTCCCCACACTTCGGACACTCTTCCACGTATTTCTTCGTCTCGCCTTTCTCCTTCACCGTAACGATGTTCTTGTGCCCGCACTCCGGACATCGTAGGGTTGCCTTGTACCCCTCGAGACCCTCGGAAACCAGCAGTACCTCTACGGCGCCCATTTTGAGGAGTTCGTCAACTTCCTCTCCATACGCCGCGAGCTCACCGTTCACAGCCTCATCCATGAATTTTCGCACGAGGCGCTTCTCCCGGACTAGCTCGGCCTCCTTAAGCGCTTCTTCTGCTTTGTTCAGGGCCTCCCGGAGCCCGGACTCGTCAGTGTTGCCGACGTCCACTACGGTGAGTACCTTTTCCTTCAGGTCCTTGGGGAGGTAGTCACCGTCCAGGAACTCCTCCTTCGTGGGACCCGGACCTCCGACGATGATCCCCTTCAGATCTTTCACGTCTTCGAAAGCCTCGCGGGCGGCTTCTCCCACCTTCTGGTAAAACTCGTGGGCGGCGTGCTCGATCAGCCGGTCGAACCTACGCTGAGATTGACCTCCGGCCTTGTGCTTGCCAGGTACGTCGGACGTTAGCCTCTTCACGGGTTCGATTCTCTTACCCTTCACGAGACCTATTGTGGCTTCCCGGCGATCCATTACCAGAATTCCGTAGACGTCCTTCTCTTCGAGGTATTCCTTGAGGGGTTCCAGGTAGAATTTCGAGTCACACCAGTAGATGAACCGGTCCACGGGCTCGGGCGGTTCGATCAGCTCAGCGACCATCTTCTCTTTGGTACCATCCTGGACGACACCAGCGAGAACTACGAGTCCGTTTTCCGGGGTTTCTCCGACCATCTTGAGACGCTGCATCACGACCTCGATAGCTGATTGGACGTTCTTTCGGGTGCGCTTGCTCTTGATGTTGCTGGCTTGGGAGTACTCCTCCCGCATCTGAGCGATGACGTCGCTCAGACGTTTCTCCGGTGGAATGTAAATCGTGATGAGTTCGGTGCCTTGTCCGCGCAGGTTTTCCAGTTTCTCTATCATCTTCCTGAACCTATATCTTTCGACCGTGGACGATTCGGCCAGCGTGAACACCCCCAGGGGTGAGATAGCATGTATTCGGTCGTAGCGCTGGGGGGCTCGGTTGTAAACGTGGATAAACCTGAACGCATCAAGGAAACCGCCGAAATCTTGCGAAATGGGCTCAATTCCGGACTGAAGATATGCGTCGTCGTCGGTGGTGGGCCAACCGCTCGTCGGTACATAAACGTAGCGCGAAATCTCGGGACACCGGAAACTCTACTTGACGAGATGGGTATCGCCGTTACCCGGCTGAACGCGATGCTTCTAGGGGCAGCGTTGGGTCTGCACGATCTGCACGTGCCTGAGACCCCAGCAGAAGCCGCGAGAGTAGTCCAGCAAAACGGTGTGGCAGTCTGCGGTGGTACACATCCCGGTCATACAACCGACGCCGTAGCGGCCATGATCGCGGAGCTGCTCGAGAGTCCTCTCGTCATCGTCACTAACGTTGACGGAGTGTACGATAAAGACCCCAGCGAACCAGATGCACGCAAGCTTCGGGAGCTGAAGCCTGAGGAGCTGGAAGAACTGGCAGTTCGCGCTGAGCTTAAGGCTGGTGGAAGCTTCGTGGTGGATCCCCTCGCCGCCAAGATGATAAGAAGGGGTCAAATCGTCACGCACGTGGTCTCGTGGGAGGACTTCCGGTCCCGCGGGTTGGAGAACGTGGTTCGAGGTTGTCATAACGGGACGATAATCGAGGGGTGAAGGGTTTTGGCGGAGCACGTACCTCCACATTCCCACTGTATCGTTTGTGGTGCTGCAATCCCTGAAGGGGAGCGATTTTGCAGCGAGAAGTGCCGAAGGGAATACGAACGTAGGAGAAAGAGGGCGGCGACGATTCAGTGGGTGATTGCAGGAATTCTCATAGCTCTAGGTGTGGTCCTGATGCTTAGGGGTGTGTGAGCGGAGTGAAGTCAACCCAGCTCCGCGAACGCCGATCAACACGTCACCGGGTGTTGGGAGCTCGAGGACGGGACAGAACACATCGCTGCCACCCGCGATTGTCCCTCCGTATTCCACCCAAGTAAAGAACTCGTATCCCGGCTCCGGAGTTTCGTACTCGAACTTTTCTGGGATGGACTTATCGGTCCGGATTACCTCTAGTGGTTCGATATCTTCCGGGAGACCAGACCGATATCTCAGCGTCCTAGGCGGCCGGCCGATGGGATTCGCCCCAATCCGCACTTCCTGTGGTACGATATTCGGTTCATATTTTTCGAGAACGGTGTTGATGACGGGTACGAACTTTTCCTCTAGGAGCAGAGTGTCGATCATCTCGCATGCTACCACATCGGCGTTCACGTCCACCTCCTGCGCGTCTCCTATCACTACCTCCCATTCCACGTCGCGTGGGACGTGTTTCCTGAGGTTCTTCTCGAGAAGTCTGGCTCGTTTGGGGTTCTTCTCCACGGCGATAACGCGCTCGGCGCCAGCGTGGGCTGCGACCACCGATAATGGTCCTGTACCAGCTCCAAGGTCCGCGAAGGTGTCCTCTACGACTTCCACCACCATCGAGGTGAAGACAGAAACGCGTCTTACGTCACGGAGCAGGTCGAGCTGGTAGGAATCTACCAACAGCTCGAACTCGCCTACCGGAGTTCTTATGGTTTTAATCATTCATTACTCACCGCGGCCTCAGCTTCTTCAGGGCTTTCTTCTTTCTCTTCTGCTTCCCTCTCCTTGCGCGGTTTAAGCTTAATTACATAATCTGCCGCATTTTGTAGTGCTGTACTAAATCCTGGATCTGCTCCTATTACAATGGTGACTTTACCCTGTTCTTTTGCTTTTGCTATAATCGGAAGAAAGTCAGTATCACGCGTCATTAGTGCGATTGCGTCGACGTTATCGCTGTAGATAAGTTCCA
Above is a window of Methanopyrus sp. SNP6 DNA encoding:
- the prf1 gene encoding peptide chain release factor aRF-1 yields the protein MAESSTVERYRFRKMIEKLENLRGQGTELITIYIPPEKRLSDVIAQMREEYSQASNIKSKRTRKNVQSAIEVVMQRLKMVGETPENGLVVLAGVVQDGTKEKMVAELIEPPEPVDRFIYWCDSKFYLEPLKEYLEEKDVYGILVMDRREATIGLVKGKRIEPVKRLTSDVPGKHKAGGQSQRRFDRLIEHAAHEFYQKVGEAAREAFEDVKDLKGIIVGGPGPTKEEFLDGDYLPKDLKEKVLTVVDVGNTDESGLREALNKAEEALKEAELVREKRLVRKFMDEAVNGELAAYGEEVDELLKMGAVEVLLVSEGLEGYKATLRCPECGHKNIVTVKEKGETKKYVEECPKCGEAELNVEEIRDIVDYYVELAEQMGSNVEIISTETEEGAQFYNAFRGLGALLRFRPK
- a CDS encoding Mur ligase family protein produces the protein MAELPWSTVLVIGVCGPVCNLAARVLAERGYDVIASDLRDECEFAEMLLEYSNVELVLGDHPPEVFERAEVVVPPPSLSRDAKPYRLAEDHGCEIVEVKELLSILPPTRPVVGVGGTNGKTTTVEMIRHVCEQLGLEVPHHGLPGMQGNVGLLPPLQARLPGDVSVLEIATFGRRGEILEAAELSQVECVCVTNITPDHLNEAGDFLTYARCEVELLEPDTVELAVLNAQDPLVVGAPEVADFNGDIVYYGLDAEPFGTSEKECWCGGHVEVHEILPWVGPFKCRKCGLRSPEPDYLATDVDLSGFRLICPDGEYEVRLPVMGLHNAYNALAAIAVCSEFLGLDVEDVIEALQSFEGVEGRLEVLWDNDERVVILDYGHNPAGVDATLRCVKEAYREQHVCAVIAVASELGPEGDEEILRRAADLADLVIVASYAAYEVTDRIDTDNVIVAESATKPFEKKGTLGASREQVLDGLKEALRSDCEVVVLFGEAPLKYREEISEEVERVLGGEK
- a CDS encoding phospho-N-acetylmuramoyl-pentapeptide-transferase; this translates as MIIETFTLSVVTSAVTVGLLRRYMREASVVDRPIVTEHAHKSGTPIMGGLGILLGTASGPLLASIQALPPIASALPMMVLGIVDDLLGLRVEEFQKVVRNVSNRPIELGRLILQPGEEARVATEKAKRDLKRILEEDPNAIEIVGEVPIKKELREREKLALQIGAALFVLPIVPATWLWIPKVGVWDLSYLFYPVAVFGIVGATNAVNLIDGMDGLAAGLLLLASLACSGVCLGQGQLPGAAFFASLAGASLGFLFHNRYPAKIFMGDTGSCFLGAAYAAGALYYKIEIPAMIALGVPILSTLISLLHRAGVIRLTVEPLHHHIQYKYDLPEPVVVALHWTVGAAFAAVALRISVG
- the pyrH gene encoding UMP kinase encodes the protein MYSVVALGGSVVNVDKPERIKETAEILRNGLNSGLKICVVVGGGPTARRYINVARNLGTPETLLDEMGIAVTRLNAMLLGAALGLHDLHVPETPAEAARVVQQNGVAVCGGTHPGHTTDAVAAMIAELLESPLVIVTNVDGVYDKDPSEPDARKLRELKPEELEELAVRAELKAGGSFVVDPLAAKMIRRGQIVTHVVSWEDFRSRGLENVVRGCHNGTIIEG
- a CDS encoding glutamate--tRNA ligase, yielding MEERELRDLVRRYALENAARYGGKANPNAVMKKIMKEHEELRPRAKDVLKTVKEVIREINRMSEEEIRRELEELGGPREDEVRGKEGLKPLPGAEPGNVRLRFAPNPSGPLHMGHARAAVLNDEYARRYDGTLVLRIEDTDPRRVDPEAYDMIEEDLDWLGVNIDERYIQSNRIELYYMVCEDLLERGGAYVCTCDPDEFRRLRDAGQACPCRSRDRRENLELWEEMLDGAFSEGEAVVRVKTEVDHPDPAVREWVAFRIVEKEHPMTGSRYLVWPTMNFAVAVDDHIMNITHVLRGKDHESNTRRQKYVFEHLGWETPEYVHYGILKVEGAVLSTSEIRRGIDSGKYTGWDDVRVATLRALRRRGIRPEAIRKTILEIGLTDVDATFSWEHLYARNRKMIDPESHRYFFVRDPVELRIEGMKESVLAQLPLHPDRDEGERVLILHPENGVARALLDSEDAEDLWEGDVVRLMNAINVEIEEVGDGWLRGRYHSDDYRTAREAGAQIVHWVPPDQAVRCEVVRPDGSVERGYAEINVEREQAGNTVQFERLYFVRLEEVSSGGVRAVYAHD
- the argS gene encoding arginine--tRNA ligase; this translates as MAEETTPRDPFSVTIRTIRTSIRDAISSVYEVDELIEVPIDEAPPVEDADLATPVALSLAKELDENPRELAETIVEESDLDDVVFVEKAWVEGPGFINLKFDRSQYAALTLRSIFYYGEEYGSLDLGMGRPVILEHTSANPNGPLHIGHGRNAVIGDILARCMVFTNYGVEVQYYVNDMGKQIAMLAWKYIKEGRPEVPESEKPDEFFGKLYTEAAREIEEDPELEEVVERFLRSYERYLVEEESRAERIADAFQTVVEECLRGHIQTLERLRVAHDRFVYESEFARDALEIVEKLLDMGVAEEREDGAVVVDLEDYGIDKELVLTRSDGTTLYTTRDIAYHLWKLGRATFVVDVLGADHKLAVEQLRAVLDMLEENPDRIDVVFYEFIRLPEGSMSTRKGRYVTLDEFLEEAKERALEKMKAAGVAEELSDEEREKIAEEIAIGAVRFAIARVSPNKPIEFDWDEALDFRRGGPFIQYAYARAKSILRKADEEVNRFDAAYLDDDHSFELILKMSKFPRHVVQCVRKRRPDILAEYAYDLAKAFHTFYEEVPVLHVEEDEIRKARLKLVEAFTIVAENLMNLLGIPTLERM
- a CDS encoding 7-cyano-7-deazaguanine synthase, which encodes MTSHPSSIALSGGKDSVATLIDAADRWNVKAAITVVHEFTDKTCLENARRAAEHVGVDHEVVKLRLREWFARALKEGHPICTKCGRSVLTAACLRARELGYATVLTGHELRGKFGRRTTHPYPPGITVVRYPALRRWTWEDIRDIVSGLSWFNPEYTCPIRPYGVHRFIEEVGYNPLTGRACTIMLEGVATPKEALAYLRETETPEKDPERVLEILGLEEKAAFPNGIPDGPRDEDEIVRDLTYRLLMYARQALKSLVHGTLNRVERRERFAQLYFVMSEYGKIDDRLENIDIEAFVRLATGDGKEAERLLHDVKKLMRSILAEYGRTIPGARP
- a CDS encoding acetyl-CoA carboxylase biotin carboxylase subunit family protein encodes the protein MKVLFVGVRLFRDVAEYAGSTGVYRILTESNPRSKNWELADEVHFVPRGMEHPTRIARERRVDGVVPLIGVDDPLPEVGGMKEELEDEGIRVTASDREGVEIGIDKVKAKRVFEELNVPTPEWEVVENERPSIGPPVVVKDPRSQAGLGVTVHETQKPRVAGCKLVEEFIEGAEVSIEVLSWDGEVVPLVPVFKGSTTDRRHPIDRMRMSPAPIDSSVERRIKRCAVRVVKRLGLEGSVDFDVIVRENEFWFLEFNPRPSGTRYMTSGCTGIWPLRELVDMATDRWRPPKVKKLWCAIECPVWRPTDKDTLREMFDGGVYHVFYEYYGRFDVGGRVTVRGDSFKGAFTRLRLALKAARADVKRAEREYRRRLREIEEYL
- a CDS encoding DUF2116 family Zn-ribbon domain-containing protein — encoded protein: MAEHVPPHSHCIVCGAAIPEGERFCSEKCRREYERRRKRAATIQWVIAGILIALGVVLMLRGV